Sequence from the Exiguobacterium aurantiacum genome:
CAGTTGCAAATGATCACGAATCCGAACCGTCGGCAAGATGAAGCCGAGTTCAAGCGCGAGTTGACGACGAATCATGACGACCCGGTCAAGCAAATCGCCGCCTTGCGATTCATCGGCGAGCGGAATGAGCCCGTAGCCGAACTCGAATTCGATGGCATCGATTTGTAAGAGCGACACGACGGTCTCGGTAGGTGCCGATGGCTCTTCTTCCGGCAACGGTGTATCGATGACTCGTTTCATGTTGCGGCGCATCGTGTACGCCCCGTAGAAAGCGACACCGGCGATAAAGAGCGTCACCGGGAGCAAGCTAGGCGAGATGATTCCGAGCATGATGACGATTGAGCCGGCGATATAAAGGAGCGTCGGGTTTTGACCGAGCTGGTCGACGACGTCTTCCCCTAAGTTCCCATCCGACACGGCACGCGTAACGATGATCCCGGTCGCCGTCGAGATGAGGAGTGCCGGGATTTGACCGACGAGCCCATCCCCGATTGTCATGAGCGAGAACGTCTGGAACGCCTCACCGACCGGGAGTCCCATTTGGACGGTCCCGATGATGATCCCGAAAATCAAGTTGATGACGACGATGATGATTCCGGCGATGGCATCCCCTTTGACGAACTTCGAGGCCCCGTCCATCGATCCGTAAAAATCAGCTTCACTTTGAATCTTTTTCCGGCGGATTTGAGCATCCTTGTCATCGATTAGCCCTGAGTTCAAGTCGGCATCGATCGCCATCTGTTTACCAGGCATCGCGTCGAGTGTGAAGCGGGCCGAGACTTCGGATACACGCTCGGCCCCTTTCGTGATGACGACGAATTGGATGATGACGAGGATGAGGAAGACGACGAACCCGACGAGCACGTTCCCGCCGACGACGAAGTTCCCGAACGTGGCGATGACTTCCCCACCGTATCCGGTCGATAAAATCGAGCGCGTCGTCGACACGTTCAATCCGAGCCGGAACAGCGTCACGATCAGTAAGAGCGAAGGGAAGACCGAGAAGTCGAGTG
This genomic interval carries:
- the flhA gene encoding flagellar biosynthesis protein FlhA: MAVKAKDFAVLIGVLMIVVMLVIPLPGFILDFLIIVNILIALLILLVAMNAREALDFSVFPSLLLIVTLFRLGLNVSTTRSILSTGYGGEVIATFGNFVVGGNVLVGFVVFLILVIIQFVVITKGAERVSEVSARFTLDAMPGKQMAIDADLNSGLIDDKDAQIRRKKIQSEADFYGSMDGASKFVKGDAIAGIIIVVINLIFGIIIGTVQMGLPVGEAFQTFSLMTIGDGLVGQIPALLISTATGIIVTRAVSDGNLGEDVVDQLGQNPTLLYIAGSIVIMLGIISPSLLPVTLFIAGVAFYGAYTMRRNMKRVIDTPLPEEEPSAPTETVVSLLQIDAIEFEFGYGLIPLADESQGGDLLDRVVMIRRQLALELGFILPTVRIRDHLQLSPNAYRIKVKGNVVAEGELLLDHYLAMSPGIEDPEVYGIETTEPAFGLPALWIDEETRTRAEMSGYTVVDPPSVVATHLTETLKKHAADLLGREETKQLVEHLKETHPVLVEDVTPSVLSIGDIQKVLRHLLKEHVSIRNLPLLFETMADYGKVTKDADILGEYCRQGLSRQLTDQVSPPDGPLYVVTLGGQTEQLIQDAVQKTEFGNYLALDPEQAREIIERSGEQLSMFERYGASAVILCSPTIRLFVRQLLERYYPDVPVLAYNELLSSIEVKSIGVI